Below is a window of Conger conger chromosome 16, fConCon1.1, whole genome shotgun sequence DNA.
ATTCTGCTGGGTGAGGTTATGACCTAATTATGCCCAATTAGGAGTGCCTTTGTCCTTGCCTGTATTAGATCAACTGCAGTATGTCTGCACCAGCTGCTAAAAAAGTGAATTGAGCAGTTGTGTTTTTGACCCTCTGTTGTATGGACTGCTTGCCTGTAAGTAAGACGCTGAAGTACAGTAACTCCAGTGCACAACCCCATTGTATCTTCAGATTATCTTCAGACCATGTGCACCAGCCAGACCTCTCCATTCTGTGACTTCTGAATGTCTCACAACCCAACCCGGCAATAATGTCATTCCTGGTATAAACTCCAATGATTCAAATAGGGTGAATTCAGGTGAGTCTCCCCTCACTGCCAGTCTTGTTAAGAAACTGAATATAcaaatttacaaaataaatgaccTGAATTCACCCTATTTTTATGTGGGACGTTACCTGTATGTAATCTGCCATGCCAACACCTTCTTGAGTTTTGGCTTATTCATGTACAATACCTAGAGTATGACATTTTTTAGGATCTTCCACAGATACTTTATACTGTGTTGGTATTTCCACAACAGATCTGTTAATACTACAGCAAAAGCGTGTACATTATTATATTCTCTAAATGTATATAttgcacaataaaaaatgtgtttgtgtgccaatGTCATGTCTATAATAAATTGTGTTTAGATACTCAGTAAGGAGTTGAGTCTTTACTTTGACATGTTTGTATCCCATGAAGCTGTGCAGTGCGGACAGAGGACTACATCTCATGAAGCTTATTCGAAATTCCAGGTTTAAAAAGCCGTAACCAAGTCCAAGCTCTAATAACAATGCAGTTTTTCTAAATGTACTGTACCACCAAAATGTGCCTACCAGTGCAGTgggtgggttggggggtgggggggtactcTGAGGACTCTCTAAAAACCAGAAGttttgaaaaaagtgttttaaacatttttaaacaataatACATAGCATATTGTAATGACGAAAAGCATTGAGGCCATGTAGACTCGTACTCCATATGTTTCCTTGTTATCATGCTAACTAATCTCGCAGTATGTCAGTTACAGGTTATGATCACCATTACACACATTGAACATAGAAAATACTATTTTAAAAGGAATGCACAGCTGTTttaaacactcacaaacaatTCATAACTTTATTGGTGACTAAATGGAAAagaacagtttcaaaataatgtcCACAATTCTTCCAAAACGTTTCCATTTACCAATGCCGAAATGTTTATGTTGTTGATTTAAAGAAAGGTTCGGTATCACAGGGACTAATTGTTTTGTGGTAGCTAACGTAATAGCTTGTATTACACAGATAGTGCTGGATTTCTTGCATTAGAGAACCAACGATTAACATATCTGGTTTGACAACAAGTGTTTCCAAAACGCGGTTCCTCAATGCCAACCAACCAACGTGACGCAACCTGCTTTCGAGCATTCATTTTATTCCACCTGTTGCTCGTACAGTGGTCATCCGTACACGCGGAGGGCGCTGCAGCAAGAGAAACAGTCACCCAGTTGCGCGTCAGCAGCAGTACAAATGTACTCGTTACTGCGGGTGTTCGGTCGAACTGAAAGTTACcaaaaaaagttacaaaagTTTAATTCAGATTAAATTAACCGCTTTTCCGAAAGGAATTAAACATTTCTAGATGTTTGACCACGCATGTGAGAAGGTAAGCGAGTTCTTTGATTTTTGATCGGATGCATGACGTGGCTATATTGACAGACGAATAGCGCAGGTGGAAGCAGgtgcgcacgtacacacagagaGCGGATCATTTCTACGCCTACGACTTGCCATGAAGAAGTTATATATGTCTTTTAAAATTTCATTGTAAGAAATCTGATCATGAAACTGGAATTATGATATGCGTATTTTtagtgtttgttgttttgtcgTTCCGCTAGGCGTTTACTGGTGAAGCGTTGAATGTACGGTTTACACTGAAGATACTGTATTATCGAGTTTTTAAAGTGTAAGGTATCCTATGCCTTACATAGACTAGAACTATGTTTTTCATATCCGTCATATAAGCACAGGTTAAAAACTGGTGCAATccaccatctctccatctcttgctAACTTTGTTAGATGATGCTGACTCAGTTTTGTGAACAATGTCATGTATAATATTATAGCTATTTCAAACCTTCCAATTCAAGGATTGGATTTTAACCTGATTATCCAGAATTTCAATGACCACAGTGAATGCCTTTGGGGCCACTGGCTCCTGGTATTACTGTGTTAAATGTATCACCTATCAGTTGTCAAATAGTGCAGAACTTCTTGTTTTGGGTGCATATGACATACTATGCTCTCAGGTTAAGGAGGCATTCAGAATAAGTTTTTCCTGCTTGGCAGCAGtaacagtttgtttgtttttgttttaagccttgtttgtgaGCGCAGGGCAGAGAAGAGAGGGTGAGCCAGCAGCCATGATGAGGAGCAACGGTCAGTGGGACGTGAAGGCGGCCTCGGCACACGCCGGGCTGTTCCACTTCCTGTACTCCTGCGGCCGGGCGTGCCTGCTTCCCTTCCTCACGCTGTACCTGCGCTACCTGGGCCTTACCGCCACCATGACTGGCATCGCTATGGCGACCAGGTGCCTGGTCACGCTGGCCTGGGGCCCCGTTTCCTCCCTCCTGGCCAAGCGCTACAACAGGCGGCGGGGGGTGGTGATGGGGTCTCTGCTGGGCTCTGCGGCCATCgcgctgctcctcctgctcctcccgcCCGCCGACCAGGAGGCGGCTGTCCGCCGCTGCAACGCCACCCAGCTCCGGGAGAGCCCCGGCCCCGGTGGCGTAGAGCCTGGTGGCCCGGGGCACTTCACGCCCACCGCAGCCCCTCCTACGGCCGTGATGTCACTATCACTCAGACCAGGTGGCAGCAGCACTAGTCACTTATCTGTGACCAAAGCCCCTGGGAGTGCTTCTACCAGCCACCGAGTTTCCCAAGGACCTCATAGACTCATATCTAGCTCTGGGGACCAACAAGTTGCTTCTTCAGACAGCAACAGCTCCCACTCTCCTGCTTTACCAGAGAGGGCGGTGAGATCGGTGGTAAGGGGGTCCAAACAGGGCCTGGAGAAGGAGGCGGTGCATTACGAGTTCCTCGGCAGCCTGAAGGTCATGGACGCCCAGCACCAGCTGTTCTTCCTGGTCCTGATGGGCGTGGCCCTGTGGGAGGGCGCGTCCGCCCCTCTGGAGCGGACGGTGGATGACGGGCTCTTCGAGTACCTGGATTTCGTGGACGCTGCGGACCGGCACGGCTCGGCCCAGCTGTGGGGGCTCGTGGGGGCGGCGGGCGGGGCATGCGGGGCGGGGCTCCTGGTCGGCGGGCTGGGCTGCATGATCGGCACCCGCCTGCCCAGCAGCGCCGCCCACTTCTTCGCCTACGCCGCGCTGACGTTCCTGGCCGCACCCGCGGCGGCCTTCCTGCCCATGTACCTGAGCCGGAAGCGGGGGCCCGCAGGGCGGGCCCTGAAGGCCCTGCGGCTGGTCCGCGGGGACCCCTCCGCCGCGCTCAGCGCTGCCACGGCCTTCCTGGCGGGGGCCGGGTCCGCGACCGTCAGCGACTTCCTCCTGTGGGAGATGCAGGACCGCGGGAGCAGCGAGCTGCACATGGGCCTGGCCCTGGGGGCCGCCCTGGTCTCGCAGGCCCTCTTCCTGCTCCTGCTGGCCCCGCGGGCGGCCCGCTTCCTCAGCCACGGGACGGCCATGTCGCTGGGCGTGGCCTCCCTGGGCCTGCAGTGCCTGTACTACTCCTTCCTGTGGTCGCCCTGGTCCGCACTGCCCGCCCAGGCGCTGAGCTGCCTGAGCGCCGGCGCCCTCTGGTGGGCGGTGGAAGGGCAGTGCGCGGCCGTGGCCACGCCCGGGACGGAGCGCTGGGTCCACGGGCTGGTGCGCGAGACGGCCGCCGGCctcggggcggggctggggagcCTGGCCGGCGGGTTCACGGTGGACCGGTTCGGCGTGGCGGTGCTGTTCCGCGGCGCGGCCGTCGTCCTGCTGCTGTGGGGACTGGTCCTCCCCGTGGTACTCTCCCGGCTGCCACGGCGACGGCGGATCAACTACTCCCGCCTGCTGGCGGCCGACGCCAGCGAGCAGAGCGAGAGCGAATCGGAGCCtgagcaggagagagactgGCTGGTCACGGCTATGCAGGAGGAGAAGagcaccaacaacaacaacaacaagggccactggtaaaaaataaaatagaagagGAAGCTGAAGATGAGGGGAAAGGGTACAGTAGCACTCCCTGGAAAAGATGTTGGaagtttgattatttatttcactttatttctgtgaaTGGCAGATTGTGAGGTGTACATGATGCTGCGGCAGAGGGGTTCAAACACCTGTATTGTCTTTAGGCTGCCCCCATCCCAGCTGATTCCACTGCCTGCAGTAGGGGTATGGAACACCTCCATTCCTAGAGTGCCAGTGTGCAggcatatttttcttttgaCCCATTACCCAAACTTAATTGGGTAATTAGCAGGTCACACCACGGTTTGGGATGGATAGGGACACAGGAACAGTGTGAGACAGTCTTTTGTGAGCTTGTCAGTAAACTCTGCTGCAATATCAGACTGTGTAAATGATCCGACTGAGGAAATGACTGAGAGTGGAAGGTGAGAGTGAAATGAACAATGCAAGTCCCTCCTTCCCCACTCCTGACCCACATTATCATCAAGCCGACCCTGAAGAGGAACGAAAGATAGTACGCTCAAGCAATAAGGCTGGAACAACTCCATTTTTATTCTTGTGAATTTGACTGTTTCCGGTTATATTTTTGGCCCGTGTGCACAAACAGTATTCACCCTCCTTCTAGTAAACAGTCTGACTGGCGTATGACATGATGTCTGAGGCATGTTGATGAACTGCTGTGTGCGTGGCCTGTCGTGGTTGtttgcatatactgtaatgGATGGAGATGGATTTGCAACAGTAGTGTagtttgaatatatgacatgacTGACCAGGTGGAGTCAGGGCTTGAGGTGACAGGAACCAATCAGACTGCATGACTTGTTTCCTGTTACTCGACAaacgatgggggggggggggtccgtaTCATTTAATGAACAGAATGGCAATGTCTTTCAGGCCTAAACTGCTTGTTCCATTGACATATGGAACGGGTGTGTGAGATTCCACTGGATCCTGTTTCACCCTGTTTATTTCCCCCCTCTGTACGCTACTGTTCATCTCACCGTGCTGTTGGCAACAAACACTTATGACACTCTGTGCAGTACATTTAGCCAAACTTGAAATTCCGGTTTGTTGCAATGCTGTGGTGTTGAACAGATTTGCCAGTAACCT
It encodes the following:
- the mfsd6l gene encoding major facilitator superfamily domain-containing protein 6-like, which produces MMRSNGQWDVKAASAHAGLFHFLYSCGRACLLPFLTLYLRYLGLTATMTGIAMATRCLVTLAWGPVSSLLAKRYNRRRGVVMGSLLGSAAIALLLLLLPPADQEAAVRRCNATQLRESPGPGGVEPGGPGHFTPTAAPPTAVMSLSLRPGGSSTSHLSVTKAPGSASTSHRVSQGPHRLISSSGDQQVASSDSNSSHSPALPERAVRSVVRGSKQGLEKEAVHYEFLGSLKVMDAQHQLFFLVLMGVALWEGASAPLERTVDDGLFEYLDFVDAADRHGSAQLWGLVGAAGGACGAGLLVGGLGCMIGTRLPSSAAHFFAYAALTFLAAPAAAFLPMYLSRKRGPAGRALKALRLVRGDPSAALSAATAFLAGAGSATVSDFLLWEMQDRGSSELHMGLALGAALVSQALFLLLLAPRAARFLSHGTAMSLGVASLGLQCLYYSFLWSPWSALPAQALSCLSAGALWWAVEGQCAAVATPGTERWVHGLVRETAAGLGAGLGSLAGGFTVDRFGVAVLFRGAAVVLLLWGLVLPVVLSRLPRRRRINYSRLLAADASEQSESESEPEQERDWLVTAMQEEKSTNNNNNKGHW